The DNA window GGGTCGCCGCCGCAGACCTCCCCGCGCGGTTCCATGAGGCGCTGGCCGTACGGACGGCGGACGCCGTGGGCCTCAAGAGCATCGTCGCCTACCGCCATGGCTTCGACTTCGACCCCGAGCGGCCCACCGACCGCCAGGTCGTCTCAGCGGCCGGCCCCTGGCTCCGCGAGGTCGAGGCCACCGGCACCGCCCGGGTGGCCGACCCGGTGCTGCTCCGCCACCTCCTCTGGGCGGGCGTCGACCGGGGCCTGCCCCTCCAACTGCACGTCGGATACGGCGACCCGGACGTCGAACTGCACCGCTGCGACCCGCTGCTGCTCACCCGGTTCATCAAGAACGTCGAACCGTACGGCGTCGACCTGCTGCTGCTGCACTGCTACCCGTTCCACCGCAACGCCGGCTATCTGGCCCAGGTCTTCCCGCATGTCTACTTCGACGTCGGACTCGGTGTGAACCACACCGGGATGCGCTCCGACGCCGTCGTGGCCGAGTCGCTGGAGCTGGCACCCTTCGCCAAGATCCTCTTCTCCTCCGACGCCTGGGGCCCACCCGAGCTGCACCACCTCGGTGCGCTGCTGTGGCGCCGTGGGATGCTGCGCGCCCTGACGCCGTGGGTCGCCGGCGGTGAGTGGGCCGCCGCCGACGCCGTCCGGGTGGCCCGCCTGATCGGGCATGACAACGCACGGCGCGTCTACCGGCTGGCAGATGACGGGTGATCACGGCCGTCGGCGGCCCGGCGCCGCCCGTCGGTGAGGTCGGCGGGCGGCGCGGGGTGGGGTGGTGGGGGTGTGGGGGTTCAGCAGGTGAGGTTGGAGCCGGGGGTGGTGCCGAGGATCTGGGTGAAGCGCTGGTAGGCGTCGATGCGGCTCTGGACCTGGGCGGGGTTGCGGCCGTTGCATTCCAGGGAGCCGTTGATGCTGCGGATGGTCTCGCCGAAGCCGCGGCCGTTGACGATGGCGTTGTGGGGGGTCATGGTGCCGGGGCCGGTCTGGGTGTTCCAGTACCAGAGGGCGGTCTTCCAGGCGACGGCGGAGTCGGTCTGGACGAGGTTGGGGTTGTGGAGGAGGTCGATGCCGAGGGCGTCGCCGGCGGCTTTGTAGTTGAAGTTCCAGCTGAGTTGGATGGGGCCGCGGCCGTAGTAGGCGGCTTGTCCGGCGGGGCAGCCGTAGGGTTGGCCGGTGTCGCAGTAGTGGGGGTAGTTGGCGGTGTTCTGCTCGACCACGTAGACCAGGCCGCCGGTCTCGTGGCTGACGTTGGCGAGGAAGGCGGCGGCCTCCTGCTTCTTGACGGTGTCGCTGCCGGTGGTGGCGAAGCCGGGGTAGGCACCGAGCGCGGCGGTCAGGCCGCTGTAGCTGTAGAAGGAGTTCCGACCCGGGAACATCTGGTTGAACTGCGCCTCGCTGACCACAAAGCCGCTGGGGTTCGGCGGCGTGCCGCCGCCCGAGGGTGCGCGCCACTTCTGGTTGGCGCCGCCGGTACAGGTCCAGATCTGGAGCCGGGTGCCATTGGCGGAGCTGTTGCCGGTGGCATCGAGGCACTTGTCGGCCTGGGGGTTGACGATGTCGTTGGCGGCGGTGACAACCCACTTCTGGTTGGCGCTGCCGGCGCAGTCCCAGAGTTGCACGGTGGAACCGTTGGCGGTGCCACGGTCGGTGATGTCGAGACACTTGCCGAGGGCCCGTATGGTGCCGTCGGAGGCGAGGGTCCACTGCTGGGCGGCGGTGCCGTTGCAGTCGTAGAGCTGCACCGGGGTGCCGTTGGCGCTGCTGGCGGCAGCGACATCCACGCACTTGCCTGCGATGCCGGTGATCTGCCCGGCGGGGTCGGCCGCGGCAGCCGGCACGGTGGCCAGCGCGGAGGAGAGGAGGGCTACCGCGAGCGCGGCTCCGGACCGGAGCGTGAGGCTCCTGAGGGGGGTCTTGGTCATCAGTCTGTGATCCACTTCTGATCAAGCGTTAATTCGAGGCTTGATTCAATGCGCGACGCCCGCTGTTTGTCAAGGATCTGTCAACCTCTGGCTCAAGGGCCCGAAGCCGCCGCATACAGGAAGTCCGCTGCACGACCGAGAGCCCCGCGACCACCGCCCCCAGCACCACCCAGCCCGCCGGACCGGCAGCCATCACCACCCCGGTCAGCAGCGGCGGCCCGGCGGACTTCTGGATGGACTGGGACATCCCGGCCACCCCCAGATAGGAGGCGCGGGCACCCTCGGGCGCCAGCAGGACCGCCAGCTCCCAGGAGCTCACCGAACGCATCAGCTCCGCCAGGGTGACCAGCAGCGCGGCGGCGAGCAGCACGGCCGTGGCCACCCGGCTGCCGCCCCGGGTGGCCGCCGCCATGGCCGTGCAGCACACCAGCATCGTCACCCCGGCCAGCAGCACCGCCCGGGTGGCCCGGCGCGGCCCCTCGGCCCTCGCCGACACACTCAGCTGGAGCACCACCACCAGCACGGTGTTGATGACCAGAAAGGCCGGGACGAGGGCGTGCGGCGCCGAGGTGCGGCTCACCAGCCAGAGCGGCAGGCCGACATTGAGGACCGAGTCGTCGAGGTTCATCGGGATGTCCAGCAGCACAAACGAGAGATAGCCGCGATCCCGCCATGGGCTCGCCCGACGCTCGCGCGGCTGCTTCCCGTCCACGGTCGCCGCCAGGGGAGCGGCGCCGTCGGACCGCGCCACCCGGACGCTGCTCTCCCGGGCCTCCCGAGTGCGCCACACCAGCGCCGCAGCGACCGCAAACGACAGTGCGTTGCCCAGGATCAGGGCCCGGTAGGCGTCGCGGGTCCCCACCGCCAGGCCGAAGGCCGCGATCCCCGCGCCGACGCCGTAGCCCGCGTTGGCCGCGCTGCGCGACAGCGCCTGATAGGCCGCGCGCCGCTCACCCGCCGCCCGGGTGGCGAACAGCATCTCCAGCGTCTTGGCCGCCCGGTCTCCCAGATAGGTGACGGCGACGACGGGGAGCAGCGCGTCAAAGCCGGTGCAGACCTGGAGCAGGCTGAGCGTCCCCAGGCGGAGCAGATGGCAGCCGATCAGCAGCGAGCGCACCGGGAAGCGGCCGGCCAGGCGCCCGGCCAGCGGTGAGCCGACGATGCCCGCCACCCCGGCCGCGCCCAGCAGCACACCGATCTGTTGCGCACTCAGATGCGACACCAAGGTGAAGTACAGGACCGAGGACGCGGCCCACAGCCCTGACCCGGTCCGGTCCACGGCCAGGGCGAGCAGCATGATCCGCGCGTCGCGCCCGCCCGGGGGATTGCGCAGCTGCGCTATCAGTCCCTGCCTGCCTCCGGTGCTGCGCCGCATCGCCTGTCCCCTCGGAAATATCTCGACGTCAAGAGACCAGGGGGCAGCCTGCCGGGAAATATTCTCGATGTCAAGATACTTGATGTCGACATACCTGGGCGGTGTGGTCAGCGGATGGCTCCCAGGCGGGTGGAGATCTCATGGGCGGCCGCGATCACCAGGGGTGCCAGCTCCGGCACCTTCTCGCTCGGAATGCGCTCTGCGGGCGCCGAGACACTGATGGCGCTTGAGCACGCCCCCGACTGGTCGAAGACCGGGGCCGCCACGCAGCGGATGCCCTCCTCGTGCTCGACGTCGTCAACTGCGTAGCCCTGCTTTCTGATCCTGCTCAGTGCGGCCCGCAGGCCCTCGGCCGTGGTGATCGTCCGGGGGGTGCGCGCCGGCATGCCGTTCTCGATCACCAGGTCGACGGTCTCGGCTGTCGCGTGGGCCAGCATGGCCTTGCCGACGCTGGTGCAGTACGCGGGGGCGCTGTGCCCGATCCGGGAGAACATCCGGACCGGGTGCGCGGTGTCCACCTTGTCGATGTAGACGATGTTCGGATAGTCGGCGACCACGAGGTGCACGGTCTCCCGGGTCTGCGACGCGAGCTTCTGAAGGACGTCGTGCATGCTGCGGGGGAGGTCAAGGCCCGCCAGATAGACATTGCCGAGCTGGGCGTTGCGCCACCCCAGGCGGTAGCGGCCGTTGGGGAGCTGTTCGATGAAGCGGGCCTCCAGGAGCGGCTGGACCAGCCGCAGCAGCGTGCTCTTGTTCATGTCCAGCTCGGCGCAGAGTTCGGCGACCGAGTATCCGGTGCCGTCGGTCGCCTCTCCCAGCTGGAGAAGGATGGACAGCGCTCGGCGCAGCGACGCCGAATTGTTGCGAAGCCCCGGGGTCGGGCTCAGCTCCGGGCTCACCTGGGGTGTTCCTCTCTTCTCGGGGTGCGGCCGGCCTTGGGCGTACGGCTTCGCCGAGGCCGCTGGACTATACGTGCCCCGCGCTCCGGGCGTTCACCGTCGACGCTTTCCCACCTGCTGGCTGGGCCTTGACAGCACTATGACGCGTCGGTAAGCATTCTGCAATGCATCTCGCTGGATTGCAATGCAGAACGCGCCTCGGATCAGCGGAACGCCGAGCCAACCACCAGAGGTTCAGATGAAGAAGCAGCACGACCATGTCTTCCGCTCTGCCGCAGCAGTCGTGGCCTGTGCGACGGCTGCGACGGTCGCGGTGGGGTGCTCCCCGCCCAGGAGCAGCGCGACCGCCAAGGGCATCACCGTGGCGGAGACCTCCGCGCCCACCACGCTCGACCCCCAGGGGTCGAGCTACTTCTCCGACCGGTTCGCCTGGCAGCTCTCCTACCAGTGCCTGCTGACCACCACCCCCGAAGGGAAGGTCGAGCCGCAACTGGCCACCGGCTACAAGCGGTCCGCCGACGGCCTCACGTACACCTTCGACCTCAGACCGGGCGTCAAGTTCCAGAACGGGGAGACGCTGACGGCCGACGATGTCGCCTACACCTTCGACCGGCTGAAGCGCAGCCCCGACGGGATAGCCGAGGAACTCTTCCCCACCCTGGAGAAGGCCACGGCGGCCGGCGACTCGACCGTTGCGTTCCACCTCAAGCGCCCCGACGCCGGCTTCGTCAACAACATGGCCAACCCGCTGGTCTGGGGCTGCGCCGTGATGAACAAGAAGGCCGCCACCTCCGAGAACATGGCGACCCGGATGGTCGGCACGGGCCCGTGGGCGCAGGAGTCGTACCGCCCCAACAGCGAACTCAGGCTCAAGCGCTTCACCGGCTACTGGGACCGGAAGACGGCGTCGGAGAACCTCTCCATCCTCTATGTCCCGGGCGCCTCCACCCAGGTCAGCGACCTTCAGGCCGGTGCGGTCGACCTGATCTTCACCGGTACGTCAAGCGCCAGGACGCTCTCCGGCTCCGACAAGTTCGACGTCAAGAACGTGCCGACGGACTCGACGATCTTCCTTCAGGTGAACAACCTCACCAAGCCGTTCGACAATGTGAAGGTCCGCCAGGCCCTCGCCCTGGCCCTCGACCGCGACAGCCTCGCGGAGCAGGCGTACAGCGGCGGCGGCGCCCGCGCCAGCGTCTACATCCCCGGTGGGGAGTCCTGGGCGCCCGCCCCGGCCGATGTGCCGTACTCCACCCCGAACATCGCCAAGGCCAAGGAACTCCTCAAGGAGGCCGGCCACCCCGACGGCTTCTCCGCGCCCCTGATGTACATCAGCGGATACGACCCCGGGACCAACGACCTGGTCGCCGCCGTCCAGAACCAGCTCGCCAAGGTCGGCATCAAGATCCAACTGGACCCGCAGGAGCGCGGCACCTGGGGCGACAAGCTCACCAGCGCCCAGTACGCCCTCAGCTGGAACGCCCAGTCGTACTACTCCAACCCGTACCAGTATGTGCAGCCGGCCGAGGGCCGTCAGGGACCCGTCCCGGACGCGCTGCGCAAGCTGCTGGAGGCCGCCCAGCACGCCGGCGACCAGACCGCCTACCAGCAGGCGCTGATCGCCGTCGAGAACTGGGAGGCCGAGAACGTCTACCCCACCCTCACACTGCTCGCCACCAACACCCTGGTCGCGTACCGGAAGGGGCTGAGCGGGGTGGAGATGCCGCCGAGCCAGAGCCGCGCGTTCCTGGCCCAGGTGAGCCGTGGCTAGCACCCCGGAGCTGGACCAACCCCCGGCCGACGCGGCGGCCCGGGCCGTACCGGAGCCGGAGCCGCTGCTCACCGTCGACGGACTCACCGTCCGCTACGGCTCGGCCGAGCGGGCCGCCGTGGACGATGTCTCCTTCGGCATCCGGCGCGGCGACCGGGTCGGGCTGGTCGGCGAGTCCGGGTCCGGCAAGTCGACCCTGGCGGCGGCCATCCTGCGCCTCCTTCCGCCCGCAGCCGCAGTCTCCGGCCGCATCGAGCTGGACGGCCTCGACCTGATGGACCTCAAGCCGTCGGAGCTGCGCGCCCTGCGCAGCACCCGGATGGCCCGCGTCCCGCAGGACCCGCTGGGCAACCTCAACCCGGTCTTCACCATCGGCCGGCAGCTGTCCGACGTCGTCTCCGCACACCGGTCGATCGGCCGCCGCGAGCGCACGGCGACCGTCGAGGACGCCCTTCGCCGGGTCGGCATCGGCGACGCCGAGGTGAAGCGCCGCAGCTACCCGCATGAGTTGTCCGGAGGCATGCGGCAGCGCGTGATGATCGCGATGGCGCTGCTGAACCATCCCGATCTGCTGATCGCCGACGAGCCCACGACGGCGCTCGATGTCACCGTCCAGGCGCAGGTCGTGGAACTGCTGCGGGAGCGGGTGGCCGGCGCCGGCATGACGCTGCTGCTCATCTCGCACGACGTCGGCGTGATCTCCGAACTCTGCACCACCGTGATGGTGATGTACGGCGGACGCATCGTGGAGACGGGCGCGGCCTCCGAAGTCCTGACCCGCCCCACCCACCCATACACCAGGTCCCTGCTCCGGGCCGCCCGAGGCAGGGTCGCCGGCCACGGGGACGACCCGAGTGAGGTCGTGGCATGACCGAGAACCAGACACCGGCCGAGGAGCCGCAGGACGTGGTGCTCGACGTCCGTGGCGCGGTCAAGCACTTCCGTATGCGGCGCACCAGCCTGAAGGGAAAGCGCCCGGTGGTGCACGCCGTGGACGGCATCAGCGTGCGGCTGCGCGCCGGACGCACCCTCGGCCTGGTCGGGGAGTCGGGCTGCGGCAAGTCCACGCTCGGGCGGCTGATCACCGGCCTGGAGGCCCCGACGTCCGGCTCCGTGCTGGTCGGACTCGACCGGCGGTCCATCACCACCAGCGTCGGCAGCGGAAAGGTACAGGCCGTCTTCCAGGACCCCGCGAGCGCGCTCGACCCACGGATGACGGTGCGGGCCAGCGTCGCCGAGGCGCTGGGCGGCGTCCCCAAGCCCGAGCGGGAGAAGCGCGTGGACGACGTCTTCGCGGCCGTCGGCCTGGTACCCGAACTCGGGACCCGCTATCCGCACCAGCTCTCCGGTGGCCAGCAGCAGCGCGTCTGCATCGCCCGCGCGCTGGTCGCCGAACCGGACCTCATCCTGCTGGACGAGGCGGTCAGCTCCCTTGACGCCTCCTTGCAGGCCCAGGTGCTGGACCTGCTGGAGCGGTTGCAGCGCGAGACCGGCACCGCCTATGTGTTCATCTCTCACGACCTGCGTGCGGTGCGTCAGATCAGCCACTCCATGGCGGTCATGTACCTGGGGCAGATCGTGGAGGAGGCACCCGCCGACTCCTTCGACCAGGGCCTGCTGCATCCCTACTCCGTGGCCCTCCGCTCCACCGAGCCCAGGATCTTCCAGGACGACACGCACCCCGAGCGCATCGTGCTGCGGGGCGAGCCGCCGAGCGCGGTCGACCCGCCGACCGGCTGCCGGTTCGCGCCGCGCTGCCCGATCGCCGACGACCACTGCCGCCAAATCGCGCCCGCACTCGAGGAAGTGACCACCGCTCACCGGGTGCGCTGCCACAAGCCGGGCGAACTCACCCTGACACCAGCCGCGCCCCACCGATCCGCCACGATGGCGGAATCCTAGGAGGAGAACCTTGATCCTCTACCTGGCAAAGAAGCTCGCCGGGGCCGTCGGCGTCCTGCTGGTGCTCTCGGCGCTGGTGTTCTTCGCCGGTCGCGGGCTGGTGCCGGGCAACCCCGCGGTCGTGATCGCCGGGCCCAAAGCCTCCCCCGAGACGCTTGCCGCCATCGAGCACAAACTCGGGCTCGACCAGCCGATCTACCGCCAGTACCTCGACTGGCTCACCGGCGCCCTGCACGGTGACTTCGGGGTGTCGCCCATCTCCGGCCAGAACAACCTGCATGTGATCGCCCAGCAGGCGCCGATCTCGATCGAACTGGCGCTGATGGGCCTCATCACGGCGGTGCTCATCGGCCTCCCGGTCGGCGTGATCGCGGCCAACCACTCGGGCAAGGGCACCGACTGGGGCATCCGCATCCCGCTGCTGGTGGTGTTCGCCTTCCCCGGATTCGTGTCGGGCTCCGCCGCGCTCTACCTGGCAGCGCACTACCTGACCAACCTCTACTCGGCGAGCTACATCCCCT is part of the Peterkaempfera bronchialis genome and encodes:
- a CDS encoding amidohydrolase family protein — encoded protein: MSTEPLATAIERLPLVDHHVHGALRHDVDRAALELMLTESDRPGPPGTTQFDSQLGFAVRRWCAPVLGLEPHAAPEAYLARRGELGAEEVTRRLLAAAGVAQYLLETGYQADDLLGLDGMARASGRPVGEIVRLESVLEDLARTGVAAADLPARFHEALAVRTADAVGLKSIVAYRHGFDFDPERPTDRQVVSAAGPWLREVEATGTARVADPVLLRHLLWAGVDRGLPLQLHVGYGDPDVELHRCDPLLLTRFIKNVEPYGVDLLLLHCYPFHRNAGYLAQVFPHVYFDVGLGVNHTGMRSDAVVAESLELAPFAKILFSSDAWGPPELHHLGALLWRRGMLRALTPWVAGGEWAAADAVRVARLIGHDNARRVYRLADDG
- a CDS encoding glycoside hydrolase family 19 protein, encoding MTKTPLRSLTLRSGAALAVALLSSALATVPAAAADPAGQITGIAGKCVDVAAASSANGTPVQLYDCNGTAAQQWTLASDGTIRALGKCLDITDRGTANGSTVQLWDCAGSANQKWVVTAANDIVNPQADKCLDATGNSSANGTRLQIWTCTGGANQKWRAPSGGGTPPNPSGFVVSEAQFNQMFPGRNSFYSYSGLTAALGAYPGFATTGSDTVKKQEAAAFLANVSHETGGLVYVVEQNTANYPHYCDTGQPYGCPAGQAAYYGRGPIQLSWNFNYKAAGDALGIDLLHNPNLVQTDSAVAWKTALWYWNTQTGPGTMTPHNAIVNGRGFGETIRSINGSLECNGRNPAQVQSRIDAYQRFTQILGTTPGSNLTC
- a CDS encoding MFS transporter, giving the protein MRRSTGGRQGLIAQLRNPPGGRDARIMLLALAVDRTGSGLWAASSVLYFTLVSHLSAQQIGVLLGAAGVAGIVGSPLAGRLAGRFPVRSLLIGCHLLRLGTLSLLQVCTGFDALLPVVAVTYLGDRAAKTLEMLFATRAAGERRAAYQALSRSAANAGYGVGAGIAAFGLAVGTRDAYRALILGNALSFAVAAALVWRTREARESSVRVARSDGAAPLAATVDGKQPRERRASPWRDRGYLSFVLLDIPMNLDDSVLNVGLPLWLVSRTSAPHALVPAFLVINTVLVVVLQLSVSARAEGPRRATRAVLLAGVTMLVCCTAMAAATRGGSRVATAVLLAAALLVTLAELMRSVSSWELAVLLAPEGARASYLGVAGMSQSIQKSAGPPLLTGVVMAAGPAGWVVLGAVVAGLSVVQRTSCMRRLRALEPEVDRSLTNSGRRALNQASN
- a CDS encoding IclR family transcriptional regulator, translated to MSPELSPTPGLRNNSASLRRALSILLQLGEATDGTGYSVAELCAELDMNKSTLLRLVQPLLEARFIEQLPNGRYRLGWRNAQLGNVYLAGLDLPRSMHDVLQKLASQTRETVHLVVADYPNIVYIDKVDTAHPVRMFSRIGHSAPAYCTSVGKAMLAHATAETVDLVIENGMPARTPRTITTAEGLRAALSRIRKQGYAVDDVEHEEGIRCVAAPVFDQSGACSSAISVSAPAERIPSEKVPELAPLVIAAAHEISTRLGAIR
- a CDS encoding ABC transporter substrate-binding protein, which encodes MKKQHDHVFRSAAAVVACATAATVAVGCSPPRSSATAKGITVAETSAPTTLDPQGSSYFSDRFAWQLSYQCLLTTTPEGKVEPQLATGYKRSADGLTYTFDLRPGVKFQNGETLTADDVAYTFDRLKRSPDGIAEELFPTLEKATAAGDSTVAFHLKRPDAGFVNNMANPLVWGCAVMNKKAATSENMATRMVGTGPWAQESYRPNSELRLKRFTGYWDRKTASENLSILYVPGASTQVSDLQAGAVDLIFTGTSSARTLSGSDKFDVKNVPTDSTIFLQVNNLTKPFDNVKVRQALALALDRDSLAEQAYSGGGARASVYIPGGESWAPAPADVPYSTPNIAKAKELLKEAGHPDGFSAPLMYISGYDPGTNDLVAAVQNQLAKVGIKIQLDPQERGTWGDKLTSAQYALSWNAQSYYSNPYQYVQPAEGRQGPVPDALRKLLEAAQHAGDQTAYQQALIAVENWEAENVYPTLTLLATNTLVAYRKGLSGVEMPPSQSRAFLAQVSRG
- a CDS encoding ABC transporter ATP-binding protein, translating into MASTPELDQPPADAAARAVPEPEPLLTVDGLTVRYGSAERAAVDDVSFGIRRGDRVGLVGESGSGKSTLAAAILRLLPPAAAVSGRIELDGLDLMDLKPSELRALRSTRMARVPQDPLGNLNPVFTIGRQLSDVVSAHRSIGRRERTATVEDALRRVGIGDAEVKRRSYPHELSGGMRQRVMIAMALLNHPDLLIADEPTTALDVTVQAQVVELLRERVAGAGMTLLLISHDVGVISELCTTVMVMYGGRIVETGAASEVLTRPTHPYTRSLLRAARGRVAGHGDDPSEVVA
- a CDS encoding oligopeptide/dipeptide ABC transporter ATP-binding protein — encoded protein: MTENQTPAEEPQDVVLDVRGAVKHFRMRRTSLKGKRPVVHAVDGISVRLRAGRTLGLVGESGCGKSTLGRLITGLEAPTSGSVLVGLDRRSITTSVGSGKVQAVFQDPASALDPRMTVRASVAEALGGVPKPEREKRVDDVFAAVGLVPELGTRYPHQLSGGQQQRVCIARALVAEPDLILLDEAVSSLDASLQAQVLDLLERLQRETGTAYVFISHDLRAVRQISHSMAVMYLGQIVEEAPADSFDQGLLHPYSVALRSTEPRIFQDDTHPERIVLRGEPPSAVDPPTGCRFAPRCPIADDHCRQIAPALEEVTTAHRVRCHKPGELTLTPAAPHRSATMAES
- a CDS encoding ABC transporter permease, which encodes MILYLAKKLAGAVGVLLVLSALVFFAGRGLVPGNPAVVIAGPKASPETLAAIEHKLGLDQPIYRQYLDWLTGALHGDFGVSPISGQNNLHVIAQQAPISIELALMGLITAVLIGLPVGVIAANHSGKGTDWGIRIPLLVVFAFPGFVSGSAALYLAAHYLTNLYSASYIPFSDSSIGNLQTMLLPALSVGIPTAPLVAQMTRSSMIEVLAQPHIATARTNGIAEWRIRYVYALRAALPPVLTLIGFIFGFLVGGLFIVEEIFSLPGIGRGVLASISNRDFSQLTAQALVVAGAFILGNLLVDLALPLVDRRIIHR